A window of the Cucurbita pepo subsp. pepo cultivar mu-cu-16 chromosome LG01, ASM280686v2, whole genome shotgun sequence genome harbors these coding sequences:
- the LOC111791606 gene encoding B3 domain-containing protein Os03g0120900-like, with protein sequence MDLGSCSRFALDSSTDFEKEEQQQQEMESSSLFVEKEHMFDKVVTPSDVGKLNRLVIPKQHAEKYFPLDSSSNDKGLLLNFEDRCGKSWRFRYSYWTSSQSYVMTKGWSRFVKEKRLDAGDIVSFQRGLGHLGKDRFFIDWRRRPPHAPLDTPITFHHNHHLHGGGAAGVAQIPHHFHLHQWTPVATPLSLPRDHLLHLPQNNSNHNNLTLFHNHNFNLYNHHYLNPPPIRDGGDSPSVLYHLRSAPPPPPVAVGGGGGGIGKGAASSKTLRLFGVNMECAVSEDQSDDECDITTSTTTMSPQFRVYDGMPMSIPIPMPNSNNKLTTDFFNKGRSSN encoded by the coding sequence ATGGATTTGGGTTCGTGTTCTAGATTTGCGCTTGATTCAAGCACAGATTTTGAAAAGGAGGAGCAGCAACAGCAAGAAATGGAATCCAGCTCCCTTTTTGTAGAGAAAGAGCACATGTTCGACAAAGTTGTGACTCCAAGCGATGTGGGAAAATTAAACCGGTTGGTCATCCCAAAGCAACACGCTGAAAAGTACTTCCCGCTTGATTCTTCATCCAACGACAAGGGTCTTCTCTTGAACTTCGAAGACCGCTGTGGAAAATCGTGGCGGTTCCGTTACTCTTACTGGACCAGCAGCCAGAGCTACGTCATGACTAAAGGCTGGAGCCGCTTTGTTAAAGAGAAGCGCCTCGATGCTGGTGATATCGTCTCCTTTCAACGAGGCCTTGGTCATCTTGGTAAAGATCGGTTTTTTATTGATTGGCGCCGCCGCCCACCTCATGCCCCGCTTGACACACCTATTACTTTTCACCACAACCACCACCTCCACGGCGGTGGAGCCGCCGGGGTTGCCCAAATTCCTCACCATTTTCACCTTCACCAGTGGACTCCAGTTGCCACACCCTTATCTTTACCCAGGGACCACCTCCTCCACTTGCCGCAGAATAATAGtaatcataataatcttaccctatttcataatcataattttaatctCTATAATCATCATTATCTTAACCCTCCTCCCATCCGAGACGGCGGTGATTCGCCATCGGTTTTGTACCATTTAAGATCtgcaccgccaccgccacccgTGGCGGTGGGCGGTGGTGGCGGTGGAATTGGGAAAGGTGCTGCTTCTTCTAAGACATTGAGACTTTTTGGTGTCAACATGGAATGTGCAGTGTCTGAAGATCAATCCGATGATGAATGTGACATAACAACCTCGACTACGACAATGTCGCCTCAATTCCGCGTTTACGATGGAATGCCGATGTCGATACCAATACCGATGCCGAACAGTAACAACAAGCTGACGACCGACTTTTTCAATAAAGGGAGGTCGTCAAATTGA